In Helicobacter pylori Shi112, the genomic window GGCAAAGCATGCCTTTGATGCAGATCACATCGCTTGCATAGACAACACCATTAGAAAGCTCACCCAACAAGGCAAAAACGCCTATGGTGTGGGGTTTTACTTTTCTATGGGGCATTCAAGTGTGGTGATTTTAATGACCATCATCAGCGCGTTTGCAATCGCTTGGGCTAAAGAGCATACGCCGATGCTAGAAGAAATAGGGGGGGTAGTGGGGACTTTAGTTTCTGGGCTTTTTTTGCTCATTATAGGGCTATTGAATGCCATTATTCTAGTGGATTTATTAAAAATATTCAAAAAATCGCACTCTAATGAAAGCCTAAGCCAGCAACAAAATGAAGAGATCGAGCGGCTCTTAACGAGTAGGGGCTTACTCAACCGCTTTTTTAAACCCTTGTTTAATTTCATCTCCAAGTCGTGGCATATTTATCCTATCGGTTTTCTTTTTGGGTTAGGTTTTGATACCGCTAGTGAAATCGCGCTTTTGGCCCTCTCTAGCAGCGCGATTAAAGTGAGTGTGGTGGGCATGCTCTCTTTACCCATTCTTTTTGCCGCTGGCATGAGTTTGTTTGACACTTTAGATGGGGCGTTCATGCTTAAGGCGTATGACTGGGCGTTCAAAACCCCTTTAAGAAAAATCTATTACAATATCTCTATCACGGCCTTAAGCGTGTTTATCGCGCTTTTTATCGGCTTGATTGAGCTTTTTCAAGTCGTTAGCGAGAAACTCCACTTAAAATTTGAAAACCGCCTTTTAAACGCCTTACAAAGCCTAGAATTTACAGATTTGGGCTATTACTTGGTGGGCTTATTTGTAATAGCGTTTTTAGGCTCATTCTTTTTATGGAAAATCAAGTTTTCTAAACTAGAGAGCTGAATTTTAAGCCCTCAAATTATCGCTTAACAAATCTTTAAGGCTTTTATTTGAAAAACTTGGCATAAAGGCTTTAGGGTTTGAAAGGCTTTCGCTCAAATAACCTAATAATTCCTTAATTTCGTTTAATTTTTCTTCCAAATAAGCTTGAAATTCGCCCGCATTTTCCAATAAATCCAACGGATTATCCACAACCATGGAAAAAACTTCATCATTGATTGCAATGTTGAGCTGAGTGTCAAACAAAGGGGAGGCTAAAAACTGGCAATTTTCTACAATTTCTCGCAATTCCTGTTTAATGATAGAAGCTTGCAAAGCGTCTTTATCTTCTAAACCCATGCTCTTATTGAAAAGCTTTTTGCAAGCGATTTGCAAGACTTGTAACGCTCCAACGCTCTCGTTTATATTTTTCATGTCCCTACTGAATTTGGCGATTTGTTGGGATTTTTCTATCGCATTGGTTTTAAAATCGCTTGTTTCAACATCGCCCAAATGCTTTTGAAGAGTTTTTAAAATATCCATAAAAAACCTTTAAGTAGAATTGATTATTCACAAGCATTTTTCGTTCCTTTTTATGAAAACTTTAAAAACATCCTTAAAAAGGTTTTTGGGTATAATTAGCGATCTTTTAGTTTCAAATAGTAGAGAGATTGGATGAAAAAAATATGGCTTTTAGTGTGGGGCTTGTATTCTTTGGTGTTTGTGCATGCGATAGAAACGATAGAAAAAGTCCCTACAAATGTAGAGGATAAAGACAAAGCCCCCCACTTGTTGCTTTTAGCAGGGATTCAAGGCGATGAGCCTGGGGGGTTTAATGCGGCTAATTTGTTTTTAATGCACTATAGCGTTTTAAAAGGCTTGGTTGAAGTGGTTCCGGTATTGAATAAGCCTTCCATGTTGAGAAATCATAGGGGCTTGTATGGGGATATGAACCGCAAATTTGCCGCTTTAGACAAGAATGACCCTGAATACCCCACCATCCAAGAAATCAAATCCTTGATCGCAAAGCCCAATATAGATGCCGTCTTGCACTTGCATGATGGCGGTGGGTATTATCGCCCTGTTTATGTTGATGCGATGCTCAATCCTAAGCGCTGGGGGAATTGCTTTATTATTGATCAAGATGAGATTAAAGGGGCAAAATTCCCTAACTTGCTTGCTTTTGCAAACAATACGATTGAGAGCATCAACGCCCATTTATTGCACCCCATTGAAGAGTATCATTTAAAAAACACGCGCACCGCGCAAGGCGATACAGAAATGCAAAAAGCCCTAACTTTTTATGCGATCAATCAAAAAAAGAGCGCTTTTGCCAATGAGGCCAGCAAAGAACTCCCTTTAGCATCAAGGGTGTTTTACCATTTGCAAGCCATTGAGGGCTTACTCAACCAACTCAATATCCCTTTTAAGCGCGATTTTGAGCTTAACCCTAGCAGCGTGCATGCCCTAATCAATGATAAAAGCTTGTGGGCAAAAATCAGCTCTCTGCCTAAAATGCCCCTTTTTAACTTGCGCCCCAAACTCAATCATTTCCCCTTACCCTACAACACTAAAATCCCACAAATCCCCATAGAGAGCAACGCTTACATTGTAGGGCTAGTCAAAAATAAACAAGAAGTGTTTTTAAAATACGGCAACAAGCTCATGACACGATTATCGCCCTTTTATATAGAGTTTGATCATTCTTTAGAAGAAGTGAAAATGCAAATTGATAATAAGGATCAAATGGTTAAAATAGGGAGCGTGGTTGAAGTGAAAGAGAGTTTTTATATCCATGCTATGGACAATATCCGCGCGAATGTGATTGGCTTTAGCGTCTCTAATGAAAGCAAGCCTAACGAAGCGGGTTATACGATTAAATTTAAAGATTTTCAAAAACGCTTTTCATTAGACAAGCAAGAAAGGATCTATCGCATAGAATTTTATAAAAACAACGCGTTTAGTGGCATGATCTTAGTGAAATTTGTGTAGAATGGTTAAACCTTACCAAAAGAGCATGGATAGCTTATCGTAGCGATTAGACAATGATTTAAAAGATGATGACTCTCGTATTCTTGTCCCTATTGGATACATAAAGGGCTTATGCTTGGCGATATGAAACCCGATTGATCTATGCATATTGTTTGTTAAAATCTGTGAACTCATTCGTTCGCGATTCAACAGCAATCTATCTCGCAACTCCCTTTCTTTTATGGGTGGTGTGATTAGCGGCTTGAATAAGCAGATTTGCATGGATAAAAAATTAAAATGAGAAAAGGAAAACGCGATAACTTTTCTCTTATGGTTATGATAGATCGCAATGGAAGGGCGTAAAAACACCCAAACAAAGCATTAAAAGACAACGACCCTTTTGAGTGTTGCGGTCTTTAAACTGCTATCTTTATATCACACCACCTTTATTATCAATTATTATCACACCACTTCTATATCACATTACTTCTTGCCCAGCATCTAATAAGGCTTCTTTAATCAAATCCTGTGTCGCTGGAGCGTCAAACTCTACAACCACGCTCTTTTTTTCCACGCTCACATCAATAAAGCTCACGCCTTCAATTTCGCCCACAAATTTTTCAATTTTATCCACGCAATGGTTGCAAGTAATGCTTGGCACTTGAAAAGTTGCTTTCATTCAATGATCCTTAATTTTAAAATTCCTTAGCCTTTGGGAGTTTAAGACCACACTCACAGAGCTTAAACTCATCGCTAAACCCGCAATCGCCGGGCTTAACATGATATTAGCCTTATAAAGAACCCCACAAGCTAAAGGGATAAACACGCTATTATAACAAAAAGCCCAAAACAAATTTTCTTTGATATTTTTAATGGTCGCCCGGCTTAATTGGATCGCGCTATAAACCGATTTAATATCGTTATTAAAGCTCACAATATCCGCTGCTTGCACGCTCACATCGCTCCCCTTAGCCATCACCACCGCCACATCGCTCATCGCAAGACTGGGAGCGTCATTCAAGCCATCGCCCACCATCATAACGATCTGCCCTTTTTCTTTAAGCTCTTTAATCTTATTGAGCTTGTCTTGTGGTTTAGCGTTGCTGATATAGCCATCAATCCCTAATTCAAGCGCGCATTTTTTGACATTTTCCCTATTGTCCCCACTTAAAAGAAGCGTGTTAATGCCTAATTTTTTGATTTGAGCGATATGCTCTTTCACGCCTTTTTTGGGCAAATCTTCTAAAACAAACACCCCTAAAAGCTCGTCTTCTTTTTCACTGATCGCTCTGCCCACAAACACTAAAATCCCGTTTTCTTTAATTTCTAGCGTGTTAATAGGGTTAAAAAACTCGCTGTTGCCTACTTTAATGATCTCTTTAGTGCCTTGATAATCCGTTTTAGCGCTAATGCCAAAACCCGTTTTCACTTTAACCTCGCTCATTTCTTTTAAGGGAGCGTTATTCTCTTTTGCGTATTCTACAATCCCTTTAGCGATGACATGTTCGCTGCTCTTTTCAATACTGCCCGCTAAACTCAATAACTCTAATAATTCTATCTTAGAATGAACGCTTTTAACGACAGGCTTGCCGTTAGTGAGCGTGCCGGTTTTATCAAAAACGATCGTATTGACTAGCCTTGCTTTTTCTAAACTTTTAGCGTCTTTAAAAAATAAGCCTAAAGAACTCGCTTTTTGGTTCGCTACTAAAATACTCATAGGCGTAGCCAGCCCTAAAGCGCAAGGGCAAGAAATCACTAAAACCGACACAAACACTTCTAAAGCGATTCCAAAATTCCACCAAAAATCAGGCTTAGGCGCGATGATGAGCCACACCACAAACGCTAAAATAGCGATAGCGATCACGCTTGGCACAAACACGCTTGAAACCTTATCCGCTAAGCGAGAAATCTCTGCCTTTGAGCTTTGAGCGTTATGGATCATTTCTATGATTTGAGACAAGGTGCTGTTTTTGTTATTTTGCGTGGCTTTCATTAAAAAACTCGTGTGGCTATTGAGTGTCCCTGAAAAGACTTTATCGCCGACTTTTTTATAAACTGGCAACGCTTCACCGCTTAACATGCTCTCATCTAATTCCCCTTCGCCCTCTATGATTTCGCCATCCACCGCAATAGCGCTTCCAGGGAGGACTTTCAAAATATCCCCCACCACAATGCTATCCACTAAAACTTCAATCTGTTGGTTATTTTGCATTTTAAGGGCGGTTTTTGGGGCGTTTTTCATCAAGGCTTGCATAGCGTCTAACGCTTTGTCTTTAGAAACATTTTCAATGCGTTTGCCCACCATCACAAACATTAAAATCACGCACACGCTCTCAAAATAATAATGCCCATAAGACCACTGGTTTGTATAAACCAAATACAATGGCCACAGGCTTGAAATTAAGGCAGCGCTTGTGCCTATGGCGATAAGGCTACTCATGTTAGGCTGTCTGTGCCATAAGGCTTTAAACCCTTGAATGTAAAAATCCCTCCCCAAATGCATGACAATGAGCGCGCCTATAAGCTGTAAGCAAGCGTTTAAAAAATTACTATGATTATCAATCGTAAGCAAGCTTTCAGGTAAAAGGCTAGGACTAAGCATCGCCCCCATAGAAAGATACACCACAAAAAGCGTGAAAACGACCGCCAACGCTAATTTAACATTAGGGCTGAAAAATCCTTTTTTTTCTTTTGCCAGAGTTTTTTTAGGGCTATAGCCTAGCTTTTCAATGAGCTTGAAAATTTCGTCTAAATTGGTTTGGTTTTCGTCAAATTCAATATTAGCGCTCTTATTTAAAAGGCTCACTTCTATTTTTTTCACAAAACTCTTACGCCCTAAAGAGCGTTCAATCCCACTAGAACACGCCGTGCAAGTCATTCCCTCTATGTAAAAAGATTCTTTCATGTGCTTTTATTTTTATTAAAAATAATTTTTACCATTAAAAAGAGCCACCGAATGATGCCATAAATCAAATACAACCCCATAAACACGCTTAAAGTCTCTAAAGGGCGCACAAACACTAACGATAAAAAAATCAACACTAAGATGAAAAGCTTGAGATTCCATTTGACTTTTTTAAAATTAGGGTAGCGGATATTGCTCACCATAAGCACCCCCAATAAGGCAATGAAGCCTAAAAATAACTTTTCTGTATTTCCTTCTAAAAAATGGTATTTGTTATCCAGTAACACGCAAAGCACCACCAATACCGCCGCAGCAGGAATAGGGATACCGATGAAAGAATAGGGGTCGCTTGTGTTGGTGCTGATATTGAATCGCGCCAATCGTATCGCTCCAAAAATCACAAACAACGCACTCACCGCCATGCCTATGCGCCCAAAGTTATACCCCACATAAAAGTAAGTGATTAAGCTTGGGGCCACTCCAAAAGCGACCACATCAGCCAGAGAGTCAAATTCAATGCCAAACTTGCTAGTGGTGTTGGTAAGCCTTGCGACACGCCCATCAAGCCCATCTAAAATAAGGCTCGCTACCACTAACCAGCATGCCATGACAAATTGATAACTGGAAGCGTAAAAAATACTCATCATGCCTAAAAAAATACTGCTAGCGGTGAAAAGATTAGGGAAAAGATAGAGAGGGTTAATAGGCATTAGAAGCTCTTTTTAACTTGGCTTTTAGAATGGGAATAAAAACGATTTTAAAATCCATTGTGGGGATAAAAACCTCACAAGCGTTAAAAAACTTACAAGGAAAGAGCGTTAGAGCGAACGCTTTATAACGCTGTTGATAAGCATGAGTTTTTAGAAAACAAAGTCTAAAAAAAAACTCTAAACAAACAGAATGTTTGTAATAAGGCTTTAAACCCTTATCAAAAATCCGTTTGTAAGCTCGCACTCTTAACTCGCTTGCTCTTCTAAAGGGATCAAACGGCTTTCTAAATTGTTGGCGGCTTCGTATTCGCTGATGATTTCACGCACCCTTTCGCCTGTAATGACTTCTTTGTCAAACAATTCTTTGACCATGATTTCAATCGCTTCTCTATAGTCGCTTAAGGTTTGTTTGACATGCTTATAGCGTTCTTCTAGCAGGTTTTTAATGAAAAGATCCATTTCTTCTGCGGTCTTTTCGCTAAATTCCCTACTGCTTCCATAACCACCTCCTAAAAAGGCGTTCCGTTGCTTTTCTAATACCATAAGCCCACTGACACTGCTCATGCCGTAGTAACTCACCATGCCTTTAATAATATCAGTCGCTCTTTCTAAATCGTTGCTCGCACCGGTAGAAATTTCTTCCAAAAAGACATCTTCAGCCGCTCTCCCGCCTAAAAGCACATCAATTTCAGCGATGAGTTCGTGTTTTTGCATCAAGTATTTGTTTTCTTCAGGCGTGTTAAGGGTGTAGCCTAAAGCCGCCATGCCCCTTGGAATGATAGAGACTTTATTCACCCTAGCGCTCCCTTTAGTCATTTCAGAAATCACGGCATGCCCGCTTTCATGATAAGCGACGATTTTCTTTTCTTTAGGGCTGATGCGCCTGCTTTTCTTTTCTAACCCTGCAATCCCTCTTTCAACCGCTTCTTTTAAATGTTGTTGCCTGACTTCTTTTTGGTTGTTTCTTCCTGCTAAAAGCGCGGCTTCATTGATGATATTCGCTAAATCCGCCCCCGCAAGGCCTGCGGTGAGTTTGGCGACTTCTTGCAAATTCACATCATTAGCGAGTTTCACGCCCTTAATATGCACTTTTAAGATTTCCACCCTGCCATTAAAATCAGGCTTATCCACTAAAACCTGCCTGTCAAAGCGCCCTGGACGCATTAAAGCTGGATCTAAGATTTCAGGGCGGTTCGTTGCGGCTAAGACAATCACAGGCGCGTTTTCGCTCCCAAAACCATCCATTTCGGCTAAGAGCTGGTTTAAGGTTTGCTCTCTTTCATCGTTCCCGCTCACCACGCCTCCAGCCGCTCGGCTCTTACCTATGGCATCAATTTCATCAATAAAAATGATGCTAGGGGCTTGTTTTTTAGCGGTTTCAAACAAATCTCTAACCCTGCTTGCCCCTAAGCCCACAAACATTTCAATGAAACTGCTCCCTCCCATAGAGAAAAACGGCACATGCGCTTCGCCGGCCACCGCTTTTGCTAAAAGGGTTTTACCGGTTCCTGGAGGCCCTACTAATAACACGCCTTTAGGGATTTTAGCCCCTAAATTAGCGTATCGTTCGGGGTATTTTAAGAAATCTACGATTTCTACCACTTCTTCTTTGGCTTCTTCATTGCCTGCCATGTCATTAAAACGCACATTGGGTTTTTCAGCGTTAATGAGTTTTTTCGCACTCCCCATGCCAAAAATACCCCCACCCATATTTTTTTGCATGCGGTTTGCCATAAACATCCATAGCCCTAAAATCACTAAAATAGGCATGAGCCACCCTAACATGTCCGTAAAAAAGTTAGACTCGCTAAAACCAGAATAATTGATTTTTTTCTCGTCTAACAAAGGCACTAAGGTCAAATCAGGCACTCGTTTAGCGATATAAATCACACGATTGTTACCCTCTTTATGGCTGGCTTTGATCAAAGTTTGACCGATACTCACATTTTCCACTTCATTGTTACTGATGAGCTGTTTGATTTCATGGTAGCTCACATTTTTAGTGCTAGAAGCTAAGAAATTGTCCGAAAAACTGCCATCAGAATTGAAAGAGCGTAGGAAAAAGATGAGTAAAATCCCTCCAAGAACCGCAAGGATAATGGGACTTTGAAAAAAAGGTTTTTTAGGTTCGTTCGTTGGTTTCATTATAATCCTTAATTTATTGATTGTTTTTTAAGCAATTTTAGAGCGACCCATTCGTTACGCTGTCGTTGCTCTAAAACCTCAAATCCATTATAATAGATCTGTAAAACAGAGTTTAAATGGGTTTCTAAAATCCCTGATAAAATAAGAGTGTGGTTACAAAGCCGCACAAATTCACTATACAAACTCTTAATCACATCAGCGACAATGTTCGCTACAATAATATCAAAACGCCCTTCAATTTTTTGCGTAGAGCCATGAATGACTTTATCTTGCGCTAATAGGGTGATTTGATTCAGGCTAAAATTTTTTAGGGTTTCTTCAACGGCTAAACTATCCGTATCGCAAGCGCTTAAAGCGCTAACGCCTTGTTTTTTTAAAGCGATGCTTAAAATCCCGCTCCCACAGCCCACATCTAAAGCGTTTTTGCGTTTTAAATCAAGGTTAGAGAGCAATTCCAAACACATAGAAGTGCTTTCATGATGGCCTGATCCAAAGGCAAGAGCCGGATCAATCATTATGCTATCATCTGTAGCGACATGGCTTGGTTTTTGATGCCAGCTAGAGTATATGTAAAATTTGGCGCATTGCACCGGCAAAATAGCTTGTTTGTAGGCTTCTAGCCAGTCTTTTGAGGCCAGATTGCGTGAAAGATAGAAAAAATCAAACCCGCTTTGCAGGTTTTGTTGCAAGCTCAAACAAAACGCTTCTAATGCTGGAATGAGCAAGTCGTTCAAATCCTTTTGAGAGCGTAAGATAACGAAATTTTTGAGGTGTGGGGGTTTTTCTTTTAAATTTTCTTTTAAAGGGTCATGAGTGGCGAAATAATGCCAACTGGATTGGCTTATAAATTCAATGGTTTCTTTATCGTCAAACGCTTTTAAATTTTCTAGGCTTGATTCTTCTAAGGCTAGATGCGTGGTGTCTAAAAGAAAGCTCTCAAAAAGCTCTTGCTCCTTAGGAAAGATAAAGAAAAACTCATAATACATTGGCTTTAACACTCAATCGTTTGTCCCTAAAACAACCTCTAATTTTTCTTTCAAAACTTGGGGGGTAAAAGGCTTCACAATGTAGTTATTCACGCCCGCTTTCAAAGCCGTAATGACCTCAGCCTTACCGCCCTCTGTGGTGATCATAATAATAGGGATTTCTTTAAACCGCTCATCCGCACGCACCTTTATAACGAGATCCAAGCCGTTCATTTCAGGCATGTTCCAATCTGTGATAAGCACCTTAGTGTCCGCATTAGCGTTTAGTTTCTCCCAAGCTTCCACCCCATGCTCAGCTTCTAAAACATCTTCATAGCCTAAGCGTGAAAGTGTGTTTTTAATAATTCTCCTCATAGTTGAGCTATCATCTACTACCAGTAGTTTCAAAGCGCTTCTCCTTTTAAGATTGCATTTAAATTAGGCTCTTTTTAAACAGCCAAAGCGTCTCTAACGCCTTATAATAATAAATCGTTCCAAATAATAGCATGTTTTGATTAAAATTACCTTGACCGACAATAATCATTGGCTAAATGGAGCGTTCAATGAGCGTTCCTATTTGTAAAAAAATTTAGTTTGTTTGCTATGATAATCGTTTAAAAGTAATAAAATAACTCTTTGAGTGCAATAAAGGGTCATTGGATGGTTTGAAAAAAGAAAGACAAGGATTTTGCAAGTAAGTGTATTATTTAAGAATTTTAATACTGAGTATAAGTTTTTTAAATATTTTAAATGCTGAAAATTTGAGTTATATGTCTTCTTCTTATCAAGTGGGCATGGTGTTTATGCGCCCTTTAAACACCAACAAGCTTTTACAAGGGGCTTCAATCCTTCAAGGCTATGAAGTGAATCCTAAAAACGATTGGGCTTATTCTAGGTATTATTTCTTTATAGATTATGGTAATGTGCTTTTTAACAATGATTCTACTTTACAAGCGAACATGTTCACTTATGGGGTGGGAGGGGATTTTATGGTCGCCTACGCTAAAAACCCTATCAACCGCTGGGCTTTTTTCTTTGGCTTGCAACTGGCCGCTAACACATGGATACTCAACAATAAAGTCAAAGATTTGGTGGTGAATACTTGGGATTCATTAAAAGATTTCAATTTTCGTAACACTTATTTCAGGGCTATTGGGAAATTTGGGGTGCAGTTTCGCACGATCGTTTTGTATCATAAGGTGGATGTGGAAATTGGCATGAAAATCTTTCTAACCCCTGAAA contains:
- a CDS encoding chemotaxis response regulator CheY, which gives rise to MKLLVVDDSSTMRRIIKNTLSRLGYEDVLEAEHGVEAWEKLNANADTKVLITDWNMPEMNGLDLVIKVRADERFKEIPIIMITTEGGKAEVITALKAGVNNYIVKPFTPQVLKEKLEVVLGTND
- the prmA gene encoding 50S ribosomal protein L11 methyltransferase; protein product: MYYEFFFIFPKEQELFESFLLDTTHLALEESSLENLKAFDDKETIEFISQSSWHYFATHDPLKENLKEKPPHLKNFVILRSQKDLNDLLIPALEAFCLSLQQNLQSGFDFFYLSRNLASKDWLEAYKQAILPVQCAKFYIYSSWHQKPSHVATDDSIMIDPALAFGSGHHESTSMCLELLSNLDLKRKNALDVGCGSGILSIALKKQGVSALSACDTDSLAVEETLKNFSLNQITLLAQDKVIHGSTQKIEGRFDIIVANIVADVIKSLYSEFVRLCNHTLILSGILETHLNSVLQIYYNGFEVLEQRQRNEWVALKLLKKQSIN
- a CDS encoding flagellar FLiS export co-chaperone — encoded protein: MDILKTLQKHLGDVETSDFKTNAIEKSQQIAKFSRDMKNINESVGALQVLQIACKKLFNKSMGLEDKDALQASIIKQELREIVENCQFLASPLFDTQLNIAINDEVFSMVVDNPLDLLENAGEFQAYLEEKLNEIKELLGYLSESLSNPKAFMPSFSNKSLKDLLSDNLRA
- a CDS encoding outer membrane protein, which encodes MYYLRILILSISFLNILNAENLSYMSSSYQVGMVFMRPLNTNKLLQGASILQGYEVNPKNDWAYSRYYFFIDYGNVLFNNDSTLQANMFTYGVGGDFMVAYAKNPINRWAFFFGLQLAANTWILNNKVKDLVVNTWDSLKDFNFRNTYFRAIGKFGVQFRTIVLYHKVDVEIGMKIFLTPERRSLFERSFLFFVSHSWHF
- the copA gene encoding copper-translocating P-type ATPase CopA; translation: MKESFYIEGMTCTACSSGIERSLGRKSFVKKIEVSLLNKSANIEFDENQTNLDEIFKLIEKLGYSPKKTLAKEKKGFFSPNVKLALAVVFTLFVVYLSMGAMLSPSLLPESLLTIDNHSNFLNACLQLIGALIVMHLGRDFYIQGFKALWHRQPNMSSLIAIGTSAALISSLWPLYLVYTNQWSYGHYYFESVCVILMFVMVGKRIENVSKDKALDAMQALMKNAPKTALKMQNNQQIEVLVDSIVVGDILKVLPGSAIAVDGEIIEGEGELDESMLSGEALPVYKKVGDKVFSGTLNSHTSFLMKATQNNKNSTLSQIIEMIHNAQSSKAEISRLADKVSSVFVPSVIAIAILAFVVWLIIAPKPDFWWNFGIALEVFVSVLVISCPCALGLATPMSILVANQKASSLGLFFKDAKSLEKARLVNTIVFDKTGTLTNGKPVVKSVHSKIELLELLSLAGSIEKSSEHVIAKGIVEYAKENNAPLKEMSEVKVKTGFGISAKTDYQGTKEIIKVGNSEFFNPINTLEIKENGILVFVGRAISEKEDELLGVFVLEDLPKKGVKEHIAQIKKLGINTLLLSGDNRENVKKCALELGIDGYISNAKPQDKLNKIKELKEKGQIVMMVGDGLNDAPSLAMSDVAVVMAKGSDVSVQAADIVSFNNDIKSVYSAIQLSRATIKNIKENLFWAFCYNSVFIPLACGVLYKANIMLSPAIAGLAMSLSSVSVVLNSQRLRNFKIKDH
- a CDS encoding HoxN/HupN/NixA family nickel/cobalt transporter, with translation MKLWFPYFLAIVFLHALGLALLFMANNASFYAAASMAYMLGAKHAFDADHIACIDNTIRKLTQQGKNAYGVGFYFSMGHSSVVILMTIISAFAIAWAKEHTPMLEEIGGVVGTLVSGLFLLIIGLLNAIILVDLLKIFKKSHSNESLSQQQNEEIERLLTSRGLLNRFFKPLFNFISKSWHIYPIGFLFGLGFDTASEIALLALSSSAIKVSVVGMLSLPILFAAGMSLFDTLDGAFMLKAYDWAFKTPLRKIYYNISITALSVFIALFIGLIELFQVVSEKLHLKFENRLLNALQSLEFTDLGYYLVGLFVIAFLGSFFLWKIKFSKLES
- the ftsH gene encoding ATP-dependent zinc metalloprotease FtsH: MKPTNEPKKPFFQSPIILAVLGGILLIFFLRSFNSDGSFSDNFLASSTKNVSYHEIKQLISNNEVENVSIGQTLIKASHKEGNNRVIYIAKRVPDLTLVPLLDEKKINYSGFSESNFFTDMLGWLMPILVILGLWMFMANRMQKNMGGGIFGMGSAKKLINAEKPNVRFNDMAGNEEAKEEVVEIVDFLKYPERYANLGAKIPKGVLLVGPPGTGKTLLAKAVAGEAHVPFFSMGGSSFIEMFVGLGASRVRDLFETAKKQAPSIIFIDEIDAIGKSRAAGGVVSGNDEREQTLNQLLAEMDGFGSENAPVIVLAATNRPEILDPALMRPGRFDRQVLVDKPDFNGRVEILKVHIKGVKLANDVNLQEVAKLTAGLAGADLANIINEAALLAGRNNQKEVRQQHLKEAVERGIAGLEKKSRRISPKEKKIVAYHESGHAVISEMTKGSARVNKVSIIPRGMAALGYTLNTPEENKYLMQKHELIAEIDVLLGGRAAEDVFLEEISTGASNDLERATDIIKGMVSYYGMSSVSGLMVLEKQRNAFLGGGYGSSREFSEKTAEEMDLFIKNLLEERYKHVKQTLSDYREAIEIMVKELFDKEVITGERVREIISEYEAANNLESRLIPLEEQAS
- the copP gene encoding copper-binding metallochaperone CopP; translation: MKATFQVPSITCNHCVDKIEKFVGEIEGVSFIDVSVEKKSVVVEFDAPATQDLIKEALLDAGQEVM
- the csd4 gene encoding DL-carboxypeptidase Csd4; its protein translation is MKKIWLLVWGLYSLVFVHAIETIEKVPTNVEDKDKAPHLLLLAGIQGDEPGGFNAANLFLMHYSVLKGLVEVVPVLNKPSMLRNHRGLYGDMNRKFAALDKNDPEYPTIQEIKSLIAKPNIDAVLHLHDGGGYYRPVYVDAMLNPKRWGNCFIIDQDEIKGAKFPNLLAFANNTIESINAHLLHPIEEYHLKNTRTAQGDTEMQKALTFYAINQKKSAFANEASKELPLASRVFYHLQAIEGLLNQLNIPFKRDFELNPSSVHALINDKSLWAKISSLPKMPLFNLRPKLNHFPLPYNTKIPQIPIESNAYIVGLVKNKQEVFLKYGNKLMTRLSPFYIEFDHSLEEVKMQIDNKDQMVKIGSVVEVKESFYIHAMDNIRANVIGFSVSNESKPNEAGYTIKFKDFQKRFSLDKQERIYRIEFYKNNAFSGMILVKFV
- the pssA gene encoding CDP-diacylglycerol--serine O-phosphatidyltransferase, which translates into the protein MPINPLYLFPNLFTASSIFLGMMSIFYASSYQFVMACWLVVASLILDGLDGRVARLTNTTSKFGIEFDSLADVVAFGVAPSLITYFYVGYNFGRIGMAVSALFVIFGAIRLARFNISTNTSDPYSFIGIPIPAAAVLVVLCVLLDNKYHFLEGNTEKLFLGFIALLGVLMVSNIRYPNFKKVKWNLKLFILVLIFLSLVFVRPLETLSVFMGLYLIYGIIRWLFLMVKIIFNKNKST